The proteins below are encoded in one region of Mycobacterium botniense:
- a CDS encoding nitrite/sulfite reductase — MTKPGPAKARSEGQWALGERTPLNHKEQLKQDDAPLNVRSRIENIYAKQGFDSIDKTDLRDRFRWMGLYTQREQGYDGTWTGDEHIDTIEARYFMMRVRTDGRPLSVAAMRTLGQISTEFGRDTADIGDRENLQIHWIEIENVPEIWRRLAEVDLTTIEACGDCPRGIHGSPLAGDSLDEVLDASPAIEGIRQRFLNNPEFANLPRKYKTAVSGLQDVSHETHDVAFIGVNHPEHGPGLDVWVGGGLSTNPMMAQRLGAWVPLDEVPEVWEAVTALFRDYGYRRLRSKARLKFLVKDWGVEKFRHVLETEYLKRRLIDGPAPEPVAHTIDHVGVQRLKNGLNAVGVAAIAGRVSGTTLSAVADLMEQAGSDRARLTPYQKLVILDVPDDKVENLVAGLDALGLPSQPSHWRRSLMACTGIEFCKLSFTETRVRAQTLVPELERRLADLNAQLDAPITVHLNGCPNSCARVQVADIGFKGQMVDDGAGNSVEGFQVHLGGSLGAESGFGRKLRQHKVLGTELGDYIERVVHNYVNQRHDGESFAAWALRADEADLR, encoded by the coding sequence ATGACCAAACCTGGTCCGGCTAAAGCTCGAAGTGAGGGGCAGTGGGCCCTGGGCGAGCGTACGCCGCTCAACCACAAAGAACAGCTGAAGCAGGACGATGCACCGCTCAATGTGCGGTCGCGTATTGAAAACATTTACGCCAAGCAAGGTTTCGACAGCATCGACAAGACAGATCTGCGTGACCGGTTCCGCTGGATGGGCCTGTATACCCAGCGCGAGCAAGGTTATGACGGCACCTGGACCGGCGATGAGCACATCGACACCATTGAGGCCCGCTACTTCATGATGCGGGTGCGTACTGACGGCAGGCCGTTGTCGGTCGCCGCGATGCGCACGCTGGGCCAGATCTCGACTGAGTTCGGTCGCGACACCGCCGATATCGGTGACCGGGAAAACCTGCAGATCCATTGGATCGAGATCGAAAACGTTCCCGAGATCTGGCGGCGGCTGGCCGAGGTCGACTTGACGACGATCGAGGCCTGTGGTGACTGCCCGCGCGGTATTCACGGTTCGCCACTAGCCGGTGATTCCCTCGATGAAGTGCTCGACGCGTCCCCGGCGATCGAAGGAATCCGGCAGCGTTTTCTGAACAATCCTGAGTTTGCGAACCTGCCCCGCAAGTACAAGACCGCGGTATCGGGTCTGCAAGACGTCTCCCACGAAACCCACGATGTGGCGTTTATCGGCGTCAACCACCCCGAGCACGGTCCGGGGCTGGATGTTTGGGTGGGTGGCGGGTTGTCCACCAACCCGATGATGGCTCAGCGCCTCGGCGCCTGGGTGCCGCTCGACGAGGTGCCGGAGGTGTGGGAGGCAGTGACTGCCCTGTTCCGCGACTACGGCTACCGGCGGCTGCGGTCGAAAGCCCGGCTCAAGTTTTTGGTCAAGGACTGGGGCGTGGAGAAGTTTCGGCATGTCCTTGAAACCGAATACCTCAAACGGCGCCTGATCGACGGCCCGGCCCCCGAGCCGGTCGCGCATACCATCGACCACGTCGGGGTGCAGCGCCTCAAAAACGGGCTCAACGCGGTCGGAGTAGCCGCTATCGCGGGGCGGGTGTCCGGCACGACCTTGTCCGCGGTCGCTGACCTGATGGAGCAGGCCGGCTCGGACCGGGCCCGGTTGACGCCCTACCAAAAGCTGGTCATCCTCGATGTTCCCGACGACAAGGTCGAAAATCTGGTGGCTGGCCTGGACGCGCTGGGACTCCCCTCGCAGCCGTCACACTGGCGCCGGAGCCTGATGGCCTGTACCGGTATCGAATTCTGCAAGCTCTCGTTCACCGAGACCCGGGTACGTGCGCAAACGTTGGTGCCCGAACTCGAACGCCGCCTCGCCGACCTCAACGCCCAACTCGATGCACCGATCACCGTCCATCTCAACGGATGCCCCAACTCCTGCGCACGGGTCCAGGTTGCCGATATCGGGTTCAAAGGCCAAATGGTTGACGACGGTGCGGGCAACTCGGTTGAGGGCTTCCAGGTGCATCTGGGCGGCAGCCTGGGCGCCGAAAGCGGGTTTGGGCGCAAACTGCGCCAGCATAAGGTGCTCGGCACCGAACTCGGCGACTACATCGAGCGGGTCGTGCATAACTACGTCAACCAACGCCACGACGGCGAGAGCTTCGCGGCGTGGGCGCTGCGAGCCGACGAAGCCGACCTGCGCTGA
- a CDS encoding phosphoadenylyl-sulfate reductase — protein MNDQVNRLPEAELRKLAARGAAELDGASATDLLRWTDETFGESYVVACNMQDAVLVDLAAKVRPGVQVLYIDTGNEFAETLGMRDAVEATYDIRLLTIHPEPSVLELGTSLCYTDPDECCRLRKVVPLSKALQRFSAWVTGLRRVDAPTRANAPLISFDELFKLVKVNPLAAWSDQDMADYIAENQVLVNPLVAEGYPSIGCQPMTSKPAEGADPRSGRWAGFNKTECGIHVQPTTSSS, from the coding sequence ATGAACGACCAGGTGAACCGTTTACCCGAAGCCGAGCTGCGCAAGCTGGCCGCGCGCGGCGCCGCCGAGTTGGACGGCGCCAGCGCCACTGACTTGCTGCGCTGGACCGATGAAACCTTCGGTGAGAGCTACGTGGTGGCCTGCAACATGCAAGATGCGGTGCTGGTGGATCTGGCCGCCAAGGTGCGCCCGGGAGTTCAGGTGCTCTACATCGACACCGGCAACGAATTCGCCGAAACCCTCGGCATGAGGGATGCGGTGGAGGCCACCTACGACATCCGGCTGCTCACTATCCACCCCGAACCCTCGGTGCTGGAGTTGGGCACCAGCCTGTGCTACACCGACCCCGACGAGTGCTGCCGGCTGCGCAAGGTTGTCCCATTGTCCAAAGCGCTGCAGCGTTTCTCCGCGTGGGTAACCGGGCTGCGTCGCGTCGACGCACCCACTCGCGCCAACGCCCCGTTGATCAGCTTCGACGAGTTGTTCAAACTGGTCAAGGTCAATCCGCTGGCCGCCTGGTCCGATCAGGACATGGCCGACTACATTGCCGAAAACCAGGTGCTGGTCAATCCACTGGTCGCCGAAGGCTACCCGTCGATTGGCTGCCAGCCGATGACGAGCAAACCGGCCGAAGGCGCCGACCCGCGCAGCGGACGCTGGGCAGGTTTCAACAAAACCGAGTGCGGGATCCACGTTCAGCCGACAACAAGCTCGTCTTGA
- a CDS encoding anti-sigma factor antagonist (This anti-anti-sigma factor, or anti-sigma factor antagonist, belongs to a family that includes characterized members SpoIIAA, RsbV, RsfA, and RsfB.), whose product MIGANKKHSSDVDAATPIEQIRGTAHLDTRKDNETVPEHSCSEVASWSVSNAPVGGARRTLRAKCERNGQVVIVRVCGEVDASNEDTWRTLLSKTAATVIAPGPFVFDVRHMRFMGCGALFILACEARRCQRRGIFLRLVSDQPAVARVLAAGGLRPLLSIDPTVEMALSRVFRWPVGW is encoded by the coding sequence GTGATCGGCGCCAACAAAAAGCATTCATCAGACGTCGACGCTGCGACTCCGATTGAGCAAATACGCGGCACTGCTCATCTCGATACCAGAAAGGATAACGAAACGGTGCCTGAACACAGCTGTTCGGAAGTCGCGTCATGGTCCGTCTCTAATGCGCCGGTTGGAGGCGCACGGAGGACGTTGCGCGCTAAGTGCGAACGCAACGGGCAGGTGGTCATCGTGCGCGTGTGCGGTGAAGTGGACGCCAGCAACGAAGACACCTGGCGCACCTTGCTGAGCAAGACGGCTGCGACCGTCATTGCACCGGGACCATTCGTATTCGACGTTCGCCACATGCGTTTTATGGGATGCGGTGCGCTCTTCATATTGGCTTGTGAGGCGCGACGGTGTCAGAGGCGCGGCATTTTCTTACGTCTGGTGAGCGACCAGCCGGCCGTCGCGCGGGTTCTTGCTGCCGGGGGACTACGTCCGTTGCTGTCGATTGATCCGACGGTTGAAATGGCGTTATCACGGGTATTCCGATGGCCGGTGGGCTGGTGA
- a CDS encoding alpha/beta fold hydrolase translates to MTTRDGVLLSLDEYGSRDAVHTVVLLHGFCLTKESWALQTDHLLHRYGSDIRIISYDQRGHGDSASAPMHTYQIDQLADDLTDVLVATRARSPLTLVGHSMGGMAALAYFGRLEQRPVRPHGLVLVATAAGKLTQRGMGRLLANPGADILYQLVQHVPHAAAEHAARAFTRPICSALIRYGGYGSVDRDALIAASVAKVIATPVTTKAGFLRALRHHDQYRALSSITATTAVVSGGADKLTPPIHARELAGQIAEARHVHLPTAGHMLLDEVPHVISTAIIDVIEAWKTPEITRGAGLHRENQIPDQPLAFREAS, encoded by the coding sequence GTGACGACACGCGATGGCGTGTTGCTGTCATTGGACGAGTACGGTTCGCGCGATGCGGTCCATACCGTCGTTCTGCTTCATGGGTTCTGTTTGACCAAAGAATCCTGGGCCCTCCAAACTGACCACCTGCTCCATCGATACGGCTCCGATATCCGGATCATCAGCTACGACCAGCGCGGCCACGGCGATTCGGCGAGCGCGCCGATGCACACCTACCAGATAGATCAGCTCGCCGACGATCTCACTGACGTACTCGTAGCTACCCGCGCCAGAAGCCCTTTGACGTTAGTCGGGCATTCCATGGGCGGTATGGCGGCTTTGGCCTACTTCGGTCGCCTCGAGCAGCGACCGGTTCGGCCCCATGGGCTTGTCCTCGTCGCCACCGCAGCAGGCAAACTCACCCAGCGCGGTATGGGCCGGTTGCTGGCTAACCCTGGCGCGGACATTCTGTACCAGCTGGTACAGCATGTGCCTCATGCGGCAGCAGAGCACGCCGCCCGAGCATTTACCCGACCGATATGCAGCGCCCTAATCAGATATGGCGGATACGGCTCAGTTGACCGCGACGCACTTATTGCCGCTTCAGTGGCGAAAGTTATCGCTACCCCAGTGACGACGAAAGCTGGTTTTTTGCGGGCTTTGCGGCATCACGACCAATACCGGGCTCTGAGTTCCATCACCGCCACGACAGCGGTCGTCAGCGGTGGCGCCGACAAGCTTACGCCCCCTATTCATGCCCGCGAACTCGCCGGTCAAATCGCCGAGGCTAGGCATGTGCACCTGCCCACCGCTGGGCATATGCTCCTCGATGAGGTGCCGCACGTGATCAGCACCGCCATCATCGACGTCATCGAAGCGTGGAAGACCCCTGAAATCACCCGCGGCGCTGGGCTTCATCGCGAAAACCAGATACCGGACCAACCGCTCGCGTTCCGGGAAGCCAGCTGA
- a CDS encoding DUF1643 domain-containing protein, which yields MVALSAQLHWSTGYCESWAVFSPCHTWRYRLVRVWDSDKPRLAWVIRNGSEADERRSDATIRRCMSFARAWGYGGVDIGHLYGLVSKKPDAFTKAHSDPVGPDNDIHLGAVCSQNDLTVLAWGPNADTERVHAVVQMLSRHANRRGGSLAVLDWTRGAQPLHPLLAPQDATLKCLTLSGPDCCFHETEDPRWGHLVAGAA from the coding sequence ATGGTAGCATTATCTGCACAGCTCCATTGGTCGACCGGCTACTGTGAGTCGTGGGCGGTGTTTAGTCCCTGCCACACATGGCGGTATCGACTGGTGCGCGTGTGGGACTCAGACAAGCCGCGGTTGGCCTGGGTAATCCGCAACGGTTCTGAGGCCGATGAGCGACGCAGCGATGCGACTATCCGTCGTTGCATGAGCTTCGCCCGTGCATGGGGTTACGGTGGTGTCGATATCGGTCACCTTTACGGGCTCGTGTCGAAAAAGCCTGACGCCTTTACGAAGGCCCATTCCGATCCTGTAGGCCCTGACAACGATATCCACCTTGGTGCGGTGTGTTCTCAGAACGACCTCACCGTGCTGGCATGGGGCCCCAACGCTGATACCGAGCGCGTCCACGCGGTTGTCCAGATGCTATCGCGGCACGCTAACCGCCGCGGCGGATCTTTGGCTGTGCTGGACTGGACCCGTGGGGCCCAGCCGCTCCATCCCTTGCTGGCACCCCAAGATGCCACCCTGAAATGTTTGACCTTAAGCGGACCCGACTGCTGTTTCCACGAGACCGAGGATCCGCGTTGGGGTCATCTGGTGGCGGGTGCGGCATGA
- a CDS encoding glycoside hydrolase family 65 protein — protein sequence MINEDVFPVEPWQVRETRLDLSLLAQTESLFALSNGHIGLRGNLDEGEPYGLPGTYLNGFYEVRPLPYAEAGYGYPEAGQTVVNVTNGKVIRLLVDDEPFDVRYGEVLYHERVLDFRTGKLTRRTQWCSPAGKQVKVCSTRLVSLAQRSVAAIEYLVEALNKFVRITVQSELVANEDIPQSTGDPRVAAVLEHPLEAVEHEQIGRGALLIHRTKASGLMMAAAMDHEVEVPGRVEVSTDARADLARTTVICGLRPGQKLRIVKYLAYGWSSLRSRPALHDQVAAALTGARYSGWQGLLDAQRVYLEEFWDAADVEVEGGAECQQAVRFGMFHVLQASARAERRPIPAKGLTGSGYDGHTFWDTEMFVLPVLTYTAPQAVADVLRWRASTLKLAQQRAAQLGLNGARFPWRTIHGESCSSYWPAGTAAWHINADIAMAFERYRTVTGDQSVEKECGLKVLIETARLWVSLGHHDRHGIWHLDGVTGPDEYTAIVRDNVYTNLMAAHNLRAAADACARHPDAARALGVTTDEMAAWRNAASAVHIPYDEELGVHQQCDGFTTFAEWDFAVHNNYPLLLHEPYVRLYPAQVIKQADLVLAMHWQSHAFTLEQKARNVDYYERRTVRDSSLSACTQAVLCAEVGHLDLAHDYTHEAALTDLRDLHHNTRDGLHLASLAGTWIALVAGFGGLRDDQGVLALDPKLPDAFSRLRFRLRWRNFRLIVDATHTDTTYTLRDGGSGDTLTIRHAGKELTLNTCSPVTVPVRSCKPLLPRPPQPSGREPLHRRLAMDPECLS from the coding sequence ATGATCAACGAAGACGTTTTCCCCGTCGAACCCTGGCAGGTGCGCGAGACCCGGCTCGACCTGAGCCTGTTGGCCCAAACCGAGTCGCTGTTCGCATTGTCAAACGGACATATCGGGTTGCGCGGCAACCTCGATGAGGGTGAACCCTACGGTCTGCCGGGTACCTACTTGAATGGTTTTTACGAAGTCCGCCCGCTGCCGTATGCGGAGGCCGGCTACGGATATCCCGAGGCCGGTCAAACGGTGGTCAATGTCACCAACGGCAAGGTGATACGCTTGCTGGTCGATGACGAGCCCTTCGACGTTCGCTATGGCGAAGTGCTGTACCACGAGAGGGTTCTCGACTTTCGGACTGGGAAGCTGACTCGTCGTACACAGTGGTGTTCTCCTGCGGGTAAGCAGGTCAAAGTGTGCTCGACCCGACTAGTGTCACTGGCCCAGCGCAGTGTCGCGGCTATCGAATACCTGGTAGAAGCGCTCAACAAATTTGTTCGGATTACGGTGCAATCTGAACTCGTCGCCAACGAGGATATTCCGCAGTCCACGGGTGATCCGCGAGTGGCGGCCGTGTTAGAACATCCACTGGAGGCTGTCGAACACGAACAGATCGGGCGAGGAGCGCTGCTGATTCACCGCACTAAGGCCAGTGGACTGATGATGGCCGCGGCAATGGACCATGAGGTCGAGGTACCCGGTCGGGTTGAAGTCTCCACCGATGCGCGCGCCGATCTGGCCCGGACTACGGTGATCTGTGGGCTTCGCCCGGGGCAGAAACTGCGCATCGTCAAGTATCTGGCATATGGATGGTCGAGTCTGCGTTCGCGGCCAGCACTACACGACCAGGTCGCTGCGGCACTAACCGGCGCGCGCTATAGCGGATGGCAAGGGTTACTTGACGCCCAGCGGGTCTACCTCGAAGAGTTTTGGGACGCCGCGGATGTCGAGGTCGAGGGTGGTGCCGAGTGCCAGCAAGCGGTGCGGTTTGGAATGTTTCACGTACTGCAAGCCAGCGCGCGCGCCGAACGCCGCCCCATCCCTGCAAAGGGGCTCACCGGATCTGGCTACGATGGGCATACTTTCTGGGACACCGAGATGTTCGTACTTCCGGTGCTCACCTACACTGCACCACAGGCAGTCGCGGATGTGTTGCGATGGCGGGCCTCGACCCTGAAGCTTGCTCAACAACGCGCAGCCCAACTCGGACTTAACGGCGCAAGATTCCCGTGGCGAACGATTCACGGCGAGTCGTGCTCAAGCTATTGGCCCGCCGGCACGGCGGCCTGGCACATCAACGCCGACATCGCGATGGCGTTCGAACGCTACCGCACCGTGACCGGTGACCAGTCCGTGGAGAAGGAATGCGGGTTAAAGGTGCTGATCGAAACGGCCCGACTCTGGGTGTCACTGGGGCATCACGACCGCCACGGCATCTGGCACCTCGACGGGGTCACCGGCCCCGATGAATACACCGCGATCGTCCGCGATAACGTCTATACCAATCTGATGGCGGCCCATAACCTGCGCGCTGCCGCCGACGCTTGCGCCCGTCATCCCGACGCGGCGCGCGCGTTGGGTGTGACGACCGACGAGATGGCTGCTTGGCGCAACGCGGCTAGCGCAGTGCACATCCCCTACGATGAGGAGCTGGGTGTCCACCAACAATGCGACGGCTTCACCACTTTTGCCGAGTGGGACTTCGCGGTGCACAACAACTACCCGCTATTGCTTCACGAGCCCTATGTGCGGCTGTATCCCGCGCAGGTGATCAAGCAGGCTGACCTGGTACTGGCGATGCACTGGCAAAGCCACGCCTTCACCCTGGAACAGAAGGCGCGGAACGTCGACTACTACGAACGACGCACGGTGCGTGACTCGTCGCTGTCGGCATGCACCCAGGCGGTGTTGTGTGCAGAGGTCGGACACCTTGACCTGGCTCACGACTACACCCACGAGGCCGCTCTGACCGACCTGCGTGACCTGCACCACAACACTCGAGACGGACTCCACTTGGCGTCGCTGGCTGGAACCTGGATTGCGCTGGTCGCGGGCTTTGGCGGCTTGCGCGACGACCAAGGTGTGCTGGCGCTCGATCCTAAGCTGCCCGACGCCTTCTCGCGGCTGCGTTTCCGGTTGCGCTGGCGAAACTTCCGGCTCATTGTGGATGCCACTCACACCGACACCACTTACACCCTACGCGATGGCGGGTCAGGCGATACGTTGACAATTCGGCACGCTGGGAAAGAGCTCACCCTAAACACATGTTCGCCAGTGACTGTCCCGGTTCGATCATGTAAACCGCTGCTTCCACGACCGCCACAGCCGTCTGGCCGCGAGCCACTACACCGACGGTTAGCCATGGACCCGGAGTGCCTGAGCTAA
- a CDS encoding amidase, whose amino-acid sequence MRRVHAFGDDALGDLDAVALADALAARRLSRLDVVQAAIARTEAVNPTLNALAYQAFDQALAAASALDETGFFGGVPTFVKDNVDVAGLPTMRGTDAWVPRRAAADGEFTRLYLATGLISLGKTQLSEYGFSASAEHPRLGPVRNPWDTDYTAGASSSGSGALVAAGAVPIAHANDGGGSIRIPAACNGLVGLKPSRGRLPLDKDMRRMPLRLVTNGVLTRSVRDTAAFYREAERIWRNRKLPPIGDVQHPGKQRLKIAVITRSVDGECSPEMRELTLKSAGLLEELGHHIEHIENPPVPSSFAADFVLYWALLATGQLRVSRAQFGDTFDDSRLDNLTLGLDRHARRNLHRLPLAIVRLRAVRRRTAQFYRRYDAALTPTVADVTPRLGYLDPTADYEQIIGRLRGWVTFTPLHNVTGEPAISLPLAESADGLPVGMMISTDLGCEVRLLELAYELEEAKPWARIHSHTPG is encoded by the coding sequence ATGCGACGTGTGCATGCATTCGGTGATGACGCTCTCGGCGACCTCGACGCGGTTGCACTCGCCGACGCCCTCGCAGCGCGGCGGTTGTCCCGGCTCGACGTTGTGCAGGCCGCGATCGCCCGCACTGAAGCCGTCAACCCCACCCTCAACGCCCTGGCGTACCAGGCGTTCGATCAGGCGCTGGCCGCAGCGTCGGCGCTCGACGAGACCGGTTTTTTCGGGGGCGTCCCAACTTTCGTCAAAGACAACGTCGACGTCGCGGGGTTGCCGACGATGCGGGGGACCGACGCGTGGGTGCCGCGCCGGGCTGCAGCAGACGGTGAATTCACCCGGCTGTATTTGGCTACCGGGCTGATCTCGCTGGGCAAGACGCAGCTGTCGGAATACGGTTTCAGCGCATCGGCCGAACACCCCCGACTCGGGCCGGTCCGCAACCCGTGGGATACCGATTACACAGCCGGCGCCTCGTCGTCGGGTTCAGGCGCGCTCGTCGCAGCCGGTGCGGTGCCGATCGCGCATGCCAACGACGGCGGCGGCTCGATCCGTATTCCGGCCGCGTGCAACGGGCTGGTGGGTCTCAAACCGTCGCGCGGACGGCTACCACTGGACAAAGACATGCGCCGCATGCCGCTTCGCCTCGTCACCAACGGTGTGTTGACCCGCTCGGTGCGCGACACCGCCGCCTTCTACCGGGAAGCCGAGCGGATCTGGCGAAACCGCAAACTGCCGCCGATCGGCGACGTACAGCACCCGGGTAAGCAGCGGCTGAAGATCGCCGTCATCACCCGCTCAGTGGATGGCGAGTGCAGCCCTGAAATGCGGGAGCTCACACTGAAATCCGCGGGACTGCTCGAAGAGCTCGGCCACCACATCGAACACATCGAAAACCCGCCGGTGCCTTCGAGTTTCGCCGCCGACTTCGTGTTGTACTGGGCCCTTTTGGCCACGGGGCAGTTGCGCGTCAGCCGGGCCCAGTTCGGTGACACCTTCGACGACAGCCGGCTGGACAACTTGACACTGGGTTTGGACCGCCACGCCCGCCGCAACCTGCATCGGCTGCCTCTGGCGATCGTGCGTTTGCGCGCCGTTCGGCGGCGCACCGCGCAGTTCTACCGCCGCTATGACGCCGCGCTCACCCCGACAGTGGCCGACGTCACGCCCCGTCTCGGTTATCTGGACCCGACCGCTGACTATGAGCAGATTATCGGGCGGCTACGCGGCTGGGTCACGTTCACGCCGCTGCACAATGTCACCGGCGAGCCGGCCATTTCGCTGCCGCTGGCCGAATCCGCGGACGGGCTCCCGGTAGGCATGATGATCTCCACGGACCTCGGGTGTGAGGTGCGGTTGCTGGAACTGGCCTACGAACTCGAAGAGGCAAAGCCCTGGGCTCGTATCCACTCCCACACCCCGGGTTGA
- the tsf gene encoding translation elongation factor Ts, whose product MANFTAADVKRLRELTGAGMLDCKNALAQSDGDFDKAVEALRIKGAKDVGKRAERATAEGLVAAKDGVLIELNSETDFVAKNAEFQSLAEHIVAAAAASKAGEVDAVKAAPLPGASGAKTVEQAIAELSAKIGEKLELRRVARFDGTVETYLHRRSADLPPAVGVLVEYRSGADHGSAAPSAKEAAHAVALQIAALKARYLSRDDVPEDVVTRERRIAEEAAKAEGKPEQALPKIVEGRLNGFFKDAVLLEQPSVSDAKKTVKALLDEAGVTVTRFVRFEVGQP is encoded by the coding sequence ATGGCGAATTTCACCGCCGCTGACGTCAAGCGGCTTCGGGAACTGACCGGTGCCGGCATGCTGGACTGCAAAAACGCGCTCGCCCAAAGCGACGGCGACTTCGACAAGGCCGTGGAGGCGCTGCGGATCAAGGGCGCTAAAGACGTCGGCAAGCGCGCCGAACGGGCCACAGCCGAAGGCCTGGTCGCAGCCAAGGACGGGGTGCTGATCGAGCTGAACTCGGAGACGGATTTCGTCGCCAAGAACGCCGAGTTTCAGTCGCTGGCCGAGCACATTGTGGCGGCAGCGGCCGCATCCAAGGCCGGCGAGGTCGACGCGGTCAAGGCTGCTCCGCTGCCCGGCGCCTCGGGGGCCAAGACGGTCGAACAAGCCATTGCCGAGCTGTCGGCCAAGATCGGCGAGAAGCTCGAATTGCGGCGGGTCGCGCGCTTCGACGGCACCGTGGAAACCTATCTGCACCGACGTTCGGCTGACCTGCCTCCGGCGGTGGGGGTGCTAGTCGAGTATCGGTCCGGCGCTGACCACGGATCGGCGGCTCCCTCAGCAAAAGAAGCCGCACACGCTGTCGCGCTGCAGATCGCCGCGCTCAAGGCCCGCTATCTGAGCCGTGACGACGTGCCCGAGGACGTCGTGACCCGTGAACGCCGGATCGCCGAGGAGGCCGCGAAAGCCGAAGGTAAGCCGGAGCAGGCGCTGCCTAAGATCGTCGAGGGCCGGCTCAACGGCTTCTTCAAGGATGCGGTGCTGCTGGAGCAGCCATCGGTGTCGGACGCCAAGAAGACGGTCAAGGCGCTGCTCGACGAGGCGGGTGTGACGGTGACACGGTTCGTGCGGTTCGAGGTCGGCCAGCCCTAG
- the rpsB gene encoding 30S ribosomal protein S2 has product MPVVTMKQLLDSGTHFGHQTRRWNPKMKRFIFTDRNGIYIIDLQQTLTYIDKAYEFVKETVAHGGTILFVGTKKQAQEAIAAEATRVGMPYVNQRWLGGMLTNFATVHKRLQRLKELEAMEKTGGFEGRTKKEILGLTREKNKLERSLGGIRDMNKVPSAIWVVDTNKEHIAVGEARKLGIPVIAILDTNCDPDEVDYPIPGNDDAIRSAALLTKVIASAVAEGLQARAGFGPGDGKPEVEAAEPLAEWEQELLAAATPASDPAAVGAAEPPVSEPSIEQTTTEG; this is encoded by the coding sequence ATGCCTGTTGTCACCATGAAGCAGCTGCTTGACAGCGGCACCCATTTCGGGCATCAGACCCGTCGGTGGAATCCCAAGATGAAGCGGTTCATCTTCACCGACCGCAACGGGATTTACATCATCGACCTGCAGCAGACCCTGACCTACATCGACAAGGCGTACGAGTTCGTCAAGGAGACCGTCGCCCACGGCGGCACGATCTTGTTCGTCGGCACCAAGAAACAGGCCCAGGAAGCCATCGCGGCCGAGGCCACCCGGGTCGGCATGCCGTACGTGAACCAGCGCTGGCTGGGCGGCATGCTCACCAACTTCGCCACCGTGCACAAGCGCTTGCAGCGCCTCAAGGAGCTGGAGGCGATGGAGAAGACCGGCGGTTTCGAGGGCCGCACCAAAAAGGAGATCTTGGGCCTGACCCGGGAGAAGAACAAGCTGGAACGCAGCCTCGGCGGCATCCGGGACATGAACAAGGTGCCCTCGGCGATCTGGGTCGTCGACACCAACAAGGAGCACATCGCGGTCGGCGAGGCCCGCAAGCTGGGCATCCCGGTCATCGCGATTTTGGACACCAACTGCGACCCCGACGAGGTCGATTATCCGATCCCCGGCAACGACGACGCGATCCGCTCGGCGGCGCTGCTGACCAAGGTGATTGCCTCCGCCGTGGCCGAGGGTCTGCAGGCCCGCGCGGGTTTCGGGCCGGGCGACGGCAAGCCCGAGGTCGAAGCCGCCGAGCCGCTGGCCGAATGGGAGCAGGAGCTGCTGGCCGCCGCCACGCCTGCTTCCGACCCGGCTGCCGTCGGCGCCGCCGAGCCGCCGGTGAGCGAACCGTCAATCGAACAGACCACCACGGAAGGCTGA